The following coding sequences lie in one Zingiber officinale cultivar Zhangliang chromosome 2B, Zo_v1.1, whole genome shotgun sequence genomic window:
- the LOC122046785 gene encoding uncharacterized protein LOC122046785, which translates to MELKEPSFLQATGRHSLDSDSTFYSNGNPFADTLPDPLCKINLKETSEFVKALPVPSRFSVDSRSVLLKSTSQRSKEGLNLMGQRGVESPSTPYRAAISFSPGHPYRKNVPSKWDDAEKWLISSSCHESPAHLTKLRQSGVFPQKGGSFEEKKAPSSTVPSFDEPFMRVDPNLSSNKASTDVLLKDKFTDNVEQQPHSYFRYSEPSKEGFFFGSSYFVCKNDDTTAELMEPQRRDAGTEMTPLGSSMPTRCHTPIKSSSPARHNTPADRSGPLVPCSTSIAISELKDCHFAKLELGAQYHSVVSNWSSREEEEKEVSKSLRHLEITDGSKNIGAARAYAWEEDERKKSCIRYQREEARIQAWLNLQNAKAEAQSRKLEVKIQKMRSSLEEKLMKRMAIVHRKAEECRAAAQQQHLQQLRASEQTQKMKSQRNSHLSIDKKCGCFPCKGQV; encoded by the exons ATGGAGCTCAAGGAACCTTCGTTTCTGCAAGCCACTGGAAGG CATTCATTAGACAGTGACTCGACCTTCTACAGCAATGGCAATCCGTTTGCAGACACCTTGCCTGATCCACTCTGCAAGATCAACCTCAAGGAGACGTCGGAGTTTGTGAAGGCACTCCCGGTGCCGTCTAGGTTTAGCGTAGACAGCAGGAGCGTTCTTCTAAAGTCCACGAGCCAAAGAAGTAAGGAAGGACTGAACTTGATGGGCCAGAGAGGAGTGGAGAGCCCTTCCACTCCTTATAGGGCTGCCATCAGCTTCAGCCCAGGCCATCCTTACAGGAAGAACGTCCCTTCTAAGTGGGATGATGCTGAGAAGTGGCTCATCAGCAGCTCATGCCATGAATCACCTgctcatctcacaaaactcagACAAAGTGGGGTTTTCCCTCAGAAAGGTGGCTCCTTTGAGGAGAAGAAGGCACCGAGCTCCACAGTTCCAAGCTTTGATGAGCCATTCATGCGTGTTGATCCAAATTTATCTTCCAATAAAGCCTCCACAGATGTTCTTCTCAAAG ATAAGTTTACAGACAATGTGGAGCAGCAGCCACATTCCTATTTCAGATACTCAGAGCCATCTAAAGAAGGCTTTTTCTTCGGAAGTTCATACTTTGTGTGCAAGAACGACGACACAACCGCAGAGCTCATGGAGCCTCAGCGCAGAGACGCAGGCACCGAAATGACTCCTTTAGGGAGCTCAATGCCAACAAGATGCCATACTCCAATCAAGAGCTCTTCACCAGCAAGGCACAACACTCCTGCTGATAGGTCTGGGCCTTTGGTTCCCTGCAGCACCAGTATTGCTATTTCCGAGCTCAAGGACTGCCATTTCGCGAAACTTGAGCTCGGTGCTCAGTATCACTCGGTTGTCTCGAACTGGAGttcaagagaggaggaagaaaaggaggtgtCGAAGAGCTTGAGGCATTTAGAAATTACTGATGGAAGCAAGAACATTGGTGCAGCCAGGGCTTATGCATGGGAGGAAGATGAGAGGAAGAAAAGCTGCATCAG ATACCAGCGAGAAGAAGCGCGAATTCAAGCTTGGTTAAATCTTCAGAATGCCAAAGCAGAAGCACAGTCTAGAAAATTGGAG GTGAAGATACAAAAGATGAGATCTAGTTTGGAAGAGAAGCTGATGAAGAGGATGGCAATTGTTCACCGGAAAGCCGAGGAATGCAGAGCAGCAGCTCAACAACAGCACTTGCAACAGTTGAGAGCATCAGAACAAACACAAAAGATGAAGAGCCAGCGCAATTCTCACTTGTCGATAGACAAAAAATGTGGCTGTTTCCCTTGCAAAGGCCAGGTTTGA